In Nothobranchius furzeri strain GRZ-AD chromosome 18, NfurGRZ-RIMD1, whole genome shotgun sequence, a single genomic region encodes these proteins:
- the ccr6b gene encoding C-C chemokine receptor type 6: protein MENMEDYVSWPSDEPDEVVCNLSPPSAETLSQTYIHSLICASGLIGNILVMITYSFYKRTKTMTDVYLFNVAVADLTFVVALPLIIYNEQNDWSMGSVACKILHSTYSINLYSGMLLLACISGDRYVAIVQARRSFGSRSRTLAYGRLICSTIWVFAMVLTLPTFIYTELSDEPIFTDFSEEQNYSELADLQVTCQLTFNNSDTAKLMKVMVPSLQMAVGFLLPFMAMAYCYLCIAWTLLRANSSQRHKAVRVVLAVIAVFIVCHLPYNVILLIHTTSLFKERSCPAEQTKLRVLAAARSIAYLHCCLNPILYAFVGVKFRSHFKQIMSDFWCFSKKYIYSNRLSRGTSDTCLSGTRTSEGSNKMSSFSM, encoded by the coding sequence ATGGAAAACATGGAGGACTACGTCAGCTGGCCTAGTGACGAACCAGATGAGGTGGTCTGCAACCTCAGCCCTCCCTCTGCGGAGACCCTGTCCCAAACCTACATCCACTCCCTCATCTGCGCCTCCGGCCTGATCGGCAACATCCTCGTGATGATCACCTACAGTTTCTACAAGAGAACAAAGACAATGACGGACGTCTATCTCTTTAATGTGGCTGTGGCGGACCTGACCTTTGTGGTGGCTCTGCCTCTCATCATCTACAACGAGCAGAACGACTGGTCCATGGGGTCAGTCGCTTGTAAGATTCTCCACTCAACCTACAGCATCAACCTGTACAGCGGCATGCTGCTGCTGGCGTGCATCAGCGGCGATCGTTACGTTGCCATAGTTCAGGCCAGGCGCTCATTTGGGTCTCGATCGAGGACTCTGGCGTACGGCCGTCTGATCTGCTCGACCATCTGGGTGTTTGCAATGGTGCTAACTCTCCCTACGTTCATCTACACGGAGCTCTCTGACGAACCGATCTTCACAGATTTCTCTGAGGAGCAAAACTACAGCGAGCTAGCTGACTTACAGGTGACATGCCAGCTCACTTTCAACAACTCCGACACAGCAAAGCTGATGAAGGTGATGGTGCCCAGCCTCCAGATGGCCGTTGGATTCCTCCTGCCCTTCATGGCGATGGCGTACTGCTACTTATGCATCGCGTGGACTCTCCTGAGAGCCAACAGCAGCCAGCGGCACAAGGCCGTCCGCGTTGTCCTGGCGGTTATCGCAGTCTTCATCGTGTGTCATCTACCCTACAACGTGATTCTGCTGATCCACACCACGTCGCTCTTCAAGGAGAGGAGCTGTCCAGCTGAGCAAACAAAGCTCCGGGTTCTGGCTGCTGCCAGGAGCATAGCGTACCTCCACTGCTGCCTCAACCCCATTCTGTATGCCTTTGTGGGAGTCAAGTTCAGGAGCCACTTCAAACAAATCATGTCTGACTTTTGGTGCTTCAGCAAAAAGTACATCTACTCCAATCGCTTGTCACGCGGCACGTCAGATACCTGCCTGTCGGGCACCAGAACCTCAGAAGGCTCCAACAAAATGTCGTCCTTCAGCATGTGA